Genomic segment of Engystomops pustulosus chromosome 8, aEngPut4.maternal, whole genome shotgun sequence:
ctgtgtggtactgactgctgagctgtgtatctaatcccatcctgtgtggtactgtctgctgagctgtgtatctaatcctatcccgtgtgatactgtctgctgagctgtgtatctaatcctctcctgtgtgatatagtctcctgagctgtgtatctaatcctatcctgtgtgatactgtctgctgagctgtgtatctaatcctaccctgtgtgatactgtctgctgagctgtgtatctaatcctaccctgtgtgatactgtctgctgagctgtgtatctaatccaaacctgtgtgatactgtctgctgagcggtgtatttaatcctaccctgtgtgatacagtctgttgagctgtgtatctaatcctatcctgtgtgatactgtctgcggagctgtgtatctaatcctatcctgtgtgatactgtctgctgggctgtgtatctaatcctatcatgtgtgatactgtctgttgagctgtgtatctaatcctatcctgtgtgatactgtctgttgagctgtgtacctaatccaatcctgtgtgatactgtcaactgacctgggtatctaatcctatcatgtgtgatactgtctgctgagctgtgtatctaatcctatcctgtgtgatactgtctgttgagctgtgtatctaatcctatcctgtgtgatacagtctgctgagttgtgtatctaatcctatcctgtgtgatacagtctgctgagctgtgtatctaatcccatcctgtgtggtactgtctgctgagctgtgtatctaatcctatcctgtgtgatactgcctgctgagctttgtatctaatcctatcctgtgtgatactgcctgctgagctgtgtatctaatcctatcctgtgtgatactgcctgctgagctgtgtatctaatcccatcctgtgtggtactgactgctgagctgtgtatctaatcccatcctgtgtggtacatcctgctgagctgtgtatctaatcccatcctgtgtggtactgactgctgagctgtgtatctaatcctatcctgtgtggtacatcctgctgagctgtgtatctaatcccatcctgtgtggtactgactgctgagctgtgtatctaatcctatcctgtgtggtactgactgctgagctgtgtatctaatcccatcctgtgtggtactgtatAACTGGCATGCAGCAGGTGATACATTGAGGTTCTCGGCTCCTGCAGACCATTACACCAACCTGTGAGACAGACAGGATGGATATTAATAGAGAGACAGGTTGTTAAAAATTTGGCAGCTGTGAGGGCCGCCCCGGGATGTGATCCCACTAATGTGCTGGAGGGGGAAGACGGACAGAGAGTTACAGGGTCATCAGCCCCAACCCAGGACCTTATAAGacgggagagcagagaggagcgTGCAGGTAACACCCCGACCAGGGGACATCTCATCGAACTCAtagctagctatctatctatctatctatctatctatctatctatctatctatctatctcctatctatctcctatctatctcctatctatctgtctatctatctatctatctcctatctatctatctatctatctatctatctatctatctatctatgtatctcctatctatgtatctcctatctatctatctatctatctatctatctatctatctatctcctatctatctatctatctatctatctatctatctcctatctatgtatctcctatctatctatctatctatctatctcatatctatctatctcctatctatgtatctcctatctatctatctatctatctatctatctatctcctatctatctatctatctatctatctatctatctatctatctcctatctatctatctatctatctatctatctatctatctcctatctatgtatctcctatctatctatctatctatctatctatctcatatctatctatctcctatctatgtatctcctatctatctatctcctatctatctatctttctatctatgtcTTCTTATATATAGTGatgtatctcctatctctctctatCTGATATCTGGGGGGTTATGTATTATTAGGGGGGCTCCTCGTGGTGCTCCTGTGTCCTGGACCTTTAATGAATCTTTCTGCAGTTTCTGTAATTTGTTATAATTTGATAATAATCCCCAGATGAGTAGAATAATGGGGGCTGCGCATCCTCTGGGAGCACGTGCGATTGTCCGCCATAATTCTGGCTTTTCGTGGAGTTGAAGCCGAGATTTGTGACTGGTGGGAAAAGTCTCTggtaatttttttccccacttttttctgccaatgataaataactcccagTGTATGTATCTaataattacccccccccccccaccaccacctgtAGTACCGTATTTGGgtgctgcccccctgtatgtGTTGGGGCTCGGGTTCCCTCCACCATCCGTCATGTCACATACTTGCCATTAGTCAGGGTGGGCTCCATGTGATAGGGTCCATCCATCCCTCATCTGTCTGAGCGGCCCCTGTATAAGGAGGGGGGAATGTAAACATATATTTAGCGCATGTAATGGAGATGTCACACAGAGCACGAAACCTAAACCGACCTATATAACTGCattacatgtcactatacagaggaCAGCGCGGACCCCCGACCTATATAACTGCattacatgtcactatacagaggaCAGCGCGGACCCCCGACCTATATAactgcatcacatgtcactatacagaggaCAGCGCGGACCCCCGACCTATATAactgcatcacatgtcactatacagaggaCAGCGCGGACCCCCGACCTATATAACTGCattacatgtcactatacagaggaCAGCGCGGACCCCCGACCTATATAACTGCattacatgtcactatacagaggaCAGCGCGGACCCCCGACCTATATAACTGCattacatgtcactatacagaggaCAGCGCGGACCCCCGACCTATATAactgcatcacatgtcactatacagaggaCAGCGCGGACCCCCGACCTATATAactgcatcacatgtcactatacagaggaCAGCGCGGACCCCCGACCTATATAACTGCattacatgtcactatacagaggaCAGCGCGGACCCCCGACCTATATAactgcatcacatgtcactatacagaggaCAGCGCGGACCCCCGACCTATATAactgcatcacatgtcactatacagaggaCAGCGCGGACCCCCGACCTATATAactgcatcacatgtcactatacagaggaCAGCGCGGACCCCCGACCTATATAactgcatcacatgtcactatacagaggaCAGCGCGGACCCCCGACCTATATAactgcatcacatgtcactatacagaggaCAGCGCGGACCCCCGACCTATATAactgcatcacatgtcactatacagaagACAGCGCGGACCCCCGACCTATATAactgcatcacatgtcactatacagaagACAGCGCGGACCCCCGACCTATATAactgcatcacatgtcactatacagaggaCAGCGCGGACCCCCGACCTATATAactgcatcacatgtcactatacagaggaCAGCGCGGACCCCCGACCTATATAactgcatcacatgtcactatacagaggaCAGCGCGGACCCCCGACCTATATAactgcatcacatgtcactatacagaggaCAGCGCGGACCCCCGACCTATATAactgcatcacatgtcactatacagaggaCAGCGCGGACCCCCGACCTATATAACTGCattacatgtcactatacagaggaCAGCGCGGACCCCCGACCTATATAactgcatcacatgtcactatacagaggaCAGCTCGGACCCCCGACCTATATAactgcatcacatgtcactatacagaggaCAGCGCGGACCCCCGACCTATATAACTGCattacatgtcactatacagaggaCAGCGCGGACCCCCGACCTATATAACTGCattacatgtcactatacagaggaCAGCGCGGACCCCCAACCTATATAACTGCattacatgtcactatacagaggaCAGCGCGGACCCCCGACCTATATAACTGCattacatgtcactatacagaggaCAGCGCGGACCCCCGACCTATATAACTGCATTACATGTCACTATACGGAGGACGGAGgatacctgtgtattaggaggagggtaGGGGCTgatacctgtgtattaggaggaggtcaGGGGCTgatacctgtgtattaggaggagggtaGGGGCTgatacctgtgtattaggaggagttCAGGGGCTgatacctgtgtattaggaggagggtaGGGGCTgatacctgtgtattaggaggagggtaGGGGCTgatacctgtgtattaggaggagggtaGGGGCTgatacctgtgtattaggaggagggtaGGGGCTgatacctgtgtattaggaggagggtaGGGGCTgatacctgtgtattaggaggaggtgaggggctgatacctgtgtattaggaggagggtaGGGGCTGATACCTTTGTATTAGGCGGAGGGTAGGGGCTgatacctgtgtattaggaggaggttAGGGGCTgaacctgtgtattaggaggagggtaGGGGCTgatacctgtgtattaggaggagggtaGGGGCTGATACCTTTGTATTAGGCGGAGGGTAGGGACTgatacctgtgtattaggaggagggtaGGGGCTgatacctgtgtattaggaggagggtaGGGGCTGATACCTTTGTATTAGGCGGAGGGTAGGGGCTGATACCTTTGTATTAGGCGGAGGGTAGGGGCTgatacctgtgtattaggaggtgggTAGGGGCTgatacctgtgtattaggaggagggtaGGGGCTGATACCTTTGTATTAGGCGGAGGGTAGGGGCTgatacctgtgtattaggaggagggtaGGGGATgatacctgtgtattaggaggagggtaGGGGCTGATACCTTTGTATTAGGAGGAGGGTAGGGGCTGATACCTGTGTATTAGTGTCATGATGAAAGTGACAATGAGCTGGGTGCCTGGAGGTCATGACCCCGTACTTGTCGGCTCCTGGTGTCACTCCCGTCTAGAGATTCCTGGACAATGCGGGAAGCGTCTAATTATAGGGCGACGCGTCCTGGTGCCCGGCTGTAATCACCGGTGACAGGCGATAAGTGTCCAGGGTGACGGCCAATGGCATCTGTGGGATGTCAATAATAACAAGAGGTAGGTGAGAGATCTCATAGCCTCCGTATAAGAAGAGGAAGGTTATATACAAAGAGGTAGGTGATCCTATAGTCTCTGTATAAGTAGAGGTAGGTGTTATTGTAGACTTTGTATAAGAAAGGGTAGTGATTCTATGGTCTTATTGAAAGAGTAGGTAGGTGTTCCTACAGTCTCTGTACATAAGAGGTAGGTGTTCTTGAGGTCTCTGTAAGCAGAGGTAGGTGTTTGTATGGTCAATGCATGAGAAGTGGTGGTTGTTCATCTAGAGGTTAGTATTCCTTTTGTCTGTAAAAGAAGAGGTAGGTgttcctccagtctctgtataagAACAGTGAGGGCTCCATGATATTGCATGGGGTCCGGAGATGAGAGGTAAGTGTCCTTGAGGAGTCTATGATAAAAGATGATAACCTGTAGGTAGGTCATGTTGTCTTCTTCTCCCTCGTAGTTGTCCTTAGCTGATCACGATGTCTCCTAAGAAAGTCTCCTCTAAGCTGAAGGCTTCCAAGAAGCAGAGTGTGGAGCCCCCTACAGCGCTCAGCAGTTACTACACCGACTCCCTGGGGTTCATGGCCATGGACAGTAACGTCCCGGGCCTGTCCAGCGTCATCCTCCAGAAGCTGAACATGAAGAGCTTGGAGGAGTACAGGtgctcatgtgtcctccttctcctGACCTCCACCATTGTGTGCTCTCACCCCTGACCTCTAGTGGTCACCTGTCATCTCTTCTCTGACCAGATCCGCCGTCGAAGGCAACAGTTTTGCCACCAATTTTGGCATTCGGACGTATTCCGAGATGTTTCAGAAAATGGAGGACACCTACAAATTCTGTGCACAGTGCAAAAAGCTCCCGTCCCGGCTTCCTGATCCACGTGCCATGAGGAGATGTAAGAGGTAAGTGACCATTCTCAGACACCATCAGAACATCTCCTACCATAATCGTGAGATCAAGACACAACCGTAGAGGGTGGAGTAGACACGATCCCCATAGATGCAGGAATACTAGATGCCACAGGTCCATGGTGGACACCAAAGTGGTCAAACCTTGAAGAATGTGTATTGTAACAATCTCACCCTCCTCATGTGTCCTCCAGGCCCAGCGGTGGTGCGGCTCCATCAGTGTGTGGTCTCTAAGCCCCTCTAATCTCCTGGAGATTACCGGTGACCTATCAGCGCTATATATAAATGATCAAGAATCTCACACTCGGGATCTCCACCACAATCCCCTCGTAACCTTCTACATTCACAATCCAGAGGGTTTAGGATATTGGCCAGAGCTGGGCCCCGTAAAAAAATATTGACTAATGGGTTGTAGTGATGGTCCTCCACAACAACTGAACTAAGGAAAACATCGCAACCACTCAGAGCGAGGCTCATCGAAACCTAAACCGCACGTCCATGATGGAGCATGAGGGAAGGTGGTGACAACCTGTGAGGACATCTGTGGCTAAAGCCCCAAAGCCTGAGGAGGCACAACTTAGAAGACCTCTTCTGGTTCAGTCATTGTCATGGAGACCAATCAacattcggagaaaccgccgcctttagtgaatcgccggaagaccccaatccaccgcagagaacgcgccgctggatcgcgaatggactgggtaatgGACCCCACTGCATCAAGGATGTAGATATTCATGTGGATGGTGACGTAGACTTCCAGTGGTGGGACTTCAATCTCCGGATCTGTTCCAACAGAAAATACTTATTTTTAAATGGTTCAAATTGACAAAAACATCTCACCCTTCCCCCATCCATTGCTTCGTCCAGGTGTCAGAACATCTACTACTGTTCTTCGGAGTGTCAGAGGGAGAACTGGCCGGTACATAAGAAGTTCTGCAAGAAGCTGAAGCTGGCGGCCATGGACAGGCTCGTGGAGTGGCTGATATTTACAGGTAGTCAAAGCATGAAGTTTCTAGAATTTTTGGTATGTTTCCACCCAGACGATGCACCACGTCTGTGGTTGCATATGTTGTCTTGAGGACACTAGGGACCGGTGGTCTCCAGAAGCTGATGACAGGTTGGTGACCACTGTTGTGGCCCATGACTTATTGATGTTGTACATTGTCCTTAGGTGACATCCCTTTTCCGACTTCGCCTTGGACCAAGTCCATCACAGATATGAAGACGTGGGATGACTGGTTTGCTATGCAGGAAAATTTGGAGGAAAAACTAGAGGCCATCATGGTGGGACGCTATATGGGAATCCTTTGGTCCAACGCCGGAAAACCCAAACCAGAAAACAATGACCTCCTAGAGTCGGTCAAGCGTCTAACCACCGATTTCTTCACGAGGCCGGTGACCATTGGCTTTGCCATAAACACCTTCCGCATTGACCCATACAA
This window contains:
- the MSS51 gene encoding putative protein MSS51 homolog, mitochondrial translates to MSPKKVSSKLKASKKQSVEPPTALSSYYTDSLGFMAMDSNVPGLSSVILQKLNMKSLEEYRSAVEGNSFATNFGIRTYSEMFQKMEDTYKFCAQCKKLPSRLPDPRAMRRCKRCQNIYYCSSECQRENWPVHKKFCKKLKLAAMDRLVEWLIFTGDIPFPTSPWTKSITDMKTWDDWFAMQENLEEKLEAIMVGRYMGILWSNAGKPKPENNDLLESVKRLTTDFFTRPVTIGFAINTFRIDPYNGPVTVHVVGASHIETLNIRATDYDELGKMFPRNQGLEVVLIGPEVVDGPVMRPPLTSYGPRGTVYVSGYKSLYHDFWETLVENDRAARPDLVVGFHPGFHASRGLTEGWLPTLLLLRDYNIPVLFTMYSEQELKSSLQILAELEAHVLDSGPFPFSSQKPEQVQSDPNKTPVSSNAYYLLIRGATWGDEEPNMGELEDEA